The Pseudomonas sp. IB20 region CGACGAATTCCTCAAGGGCAAGCCGCGCTTCGCCGAAGTGGCCGACGAGTTTTTCGAGTTCATCAACGGCGCGCAGTTGATCATCCACAACGCGGCGTTCGACGTCGGTTTCATCAATAACGAATTTGCCCTGATGGGGCAGAAGGATCGTGCGGATATCTCCCAGCACTGCTCGATCCTCGACACCTTGATGATGGCCCGTGAGCGTCACCCGGGCCAGCGCAACAGCCTGGATGCCTTGTGCAAACGCTACGGCGTCGACAACTCCGGTCGTGAACTGCACGGCGCCTTGCTCGACTCCGAGATTCTGGCCGACGTTTACCTGACCATGACCGGCGGGCAGACCAGCCTGTCCCTGGCGGGTAATGCCTCTGACGGCAACGGCTCGGCGGAAGGTTCAGGCAACCGCCCTTCGGAAATTCGCCGTCTGCCGGCGGATCGCAAGCCCACTCCGATCATTCGTGCCAGTGAGCAGGATTTGGCTGAGCATGCGACGCGGTTGGAAGCGATTGCCAAGTCGGCCGGTGCGCCGGCGTTGTGGTCGCAGCTGACGCAGCAATAAGATCGGCTGAACTTGATCAAACGGTGGGAGCTGGCTTGCTTGCGATAGCCATAGGTATCTACACATTTTGTCTATGCCCATCGCAGGCAAGCCAGCTCCCACAGCTGATTTACAGCGCCTGTAAAATCTTCATTCGCCACATCCGCTCCCAGCTTCTACCCTGAGTACATAGCCCTCAGGACTATCAGCACTCATGTACAAAGACCTGAAGTTCCCTGTTCTTATCGTACATCGCGACATTAAGGCCGATACCGTTGCCGGTGATCGGGTTCGAGGCATCGCCCGAGAGCTGGAACAAGAGGGTTTCAGTATTTTTTCCGCCGTGGACTACGCCGAAGGGCGGCTGGTGGCTTCTACCCATCACGGCCTAGCGTGCATGTTGATCGCTGTCGAAGGCGCCGGGGAAAATACCCACCTGCTGCAAAACATGGTCGAACTGATCCGCCTGGCGCGGGTGAGGGCGCCCAACCTGCCTATCTTTGCCCTGGGCGAGCAAGTCACCCTGGAAAATGCGCCGGCCGATGCCATGAGCGAACTCAACCAACTGCGCGGCATTCTTTATTTGTTCGAAGACACCGTGCCGTTTCTGGCTCGGCAAGTCGCTCGCGCGGCGCGCACTTACCTTGATGGCTTGTTGCCGCCGTTCTTCAAAGCCTTGGTGCAACACACCGCCGACTCCAACTACTCGTGGCACACACCCGGCCATGGCGGCGGCGTGGCGTATCGCAAGAGCCCGGTAGGGCAGGCATTTCATCAGTTCTTCGGTGAAAACACCTTACGTTCTGACTTGTCCGTTTCAGTGCCGGAACTGGGCTCGCTGCTCGATCACACCGGGCCGTTGGCGGAAGCCGAAGCCCGCGCCGCGCGTAACTTTGGCGCCGATCACACGTTTTTTGTGATCAACGGCACCTCGACCGCCAACAAGATCGTCTGGCACTCCATGGTCGGCCGCGACGACTTGGTGCTGGTCGACCGCAACTGCCACAAGTCGGTGTTGCACTCGATCATCATGACCGGCGCGATCCCGCTGTACCTGTGCCCGGAACGCAATGAACTGGGGATCATCGGCCCGATTCCCTTGAGTGAGTTCAGCCCCGAGTCGATCCGCGCCAAGATCGATGCCAGCCCCTTGACCCGTGGCCGGCCAACCAAAGTGAAGATGGCGGTGGTCACCAATTCCACCTACGACGGCCTGTGCTACAACGCCGAGCTGATCAAGCAACAATTGGGCAACAGTGTCGAGGTGTTGCACTTCGACGAGGCCTGGTACGCCTACGCGGCCTTTCACGAGTTCTTTGCCGGGCGTTATGGCATGGGCACCTCGCGCACCCCGGACAGCCCGCTGGTGTTTACCACCCACTCGACCCACAAGTTGCTGGCCGCCTTCAGCCAGGCCTCGATGATCCATGTGCAGGATGGCGGCGCACGGCAACTGGACCGCGACCGCTTCAACGAAGCGTTCATGATGCACATCTCCACCTCGCCGCAATACAGCATCATTGCCTCGCTGGACGTGGCCTCGGCAATGATGGAAGGCCCGGCCGGGCGTTCGTTGTTGCAGGAAATGTTTGACGAGGCCCTGAGCTTTCGGCGTGCCCTGGCCAACTTGCGCCAGCACATCGCTGCTGAGGATTGGTGGTTCTCCATCTGGCAGCCGCCTTCGGTGGCGGGCATCGACCGGGTCGTTACGGCTGACTGGCTGCTGCACCCGCAGGATGACTGGCATGGCTTTGGCGATGTGGCCGAAGATTACGTACTGCTCGACCCGATCAAAGTGACCCTGGTGATGCCCGGCCTGAGCGCCGATGGCGCCTTGAGCGACTGCGGGATTCCCGCCGCAGTGGTCAGTAAATTCCTCTGGGAGCGTGGGCTGGTGGTGGAAAAGACCGGGCTGTATTCCTTCCTCGTGTTGTTTTCCATGGGCATAACCAAAGGTAAATGGAGTACCTTGCTCACCGAATTACTGGAGTTCAAGCGCAGCTATGACGCGAATGTGAGCTTGGCAAGCTGCTTGCCATCGGTGTTTGCCCAGGGCCCAGCGCGCTATCAAGGCCTGGGCTTACGCAACCTGTGCGATCAATTACACGGCTGTTACCGTGGCAATGCCACGGCCAAACACCTCAAGCGGATGTACACGGTATTGCCGGAAATCGCCATGAAGCCGGCCGACGCCTACGACCAATTGGTCAGGGGGGAAGTGGAGGCGGTTTCCATCGATGCCTTGCCAGGGCGCATCGCTGCCGTGATGCTGGTGCCTTATCCGCCGGGCATTCCGTTGATCATGCCGGGCGAGCGCTTTACCGAGTCGACGCGATCGATCATCGACTACCTGGCTTTTGCCCGGACGTTCGATAGCAGCTTTCCCGGTTTTGTCGCTGATGTTCATGGGTTGCAACACGAAGACGATGGCAATGGTCGTTGTTACACCGTCGATTGCATCAAGGGTTAAGGATGTTTATGCAAGCTGTAATGAACCCGAAGTACCCGGGGCTCAGTGTGCGGGTCGCTGACGAAGGCTTTGATGCCTACGTGTGGGGCAATGATTTCAGCTTTGAAGTCAACGCCTACGGCGTGCCACAGATGGGCCAGCGCGTGGAACAATGGCCCGTGGAGCGCATCGTGCCGTATCGCAAGTGTTATGGCATCGACCCGGAAGAATTCGCCAGTTTCCGCGATGCACCGGACAGTGCGATCTTCATGGCCTATCTGGATGACCGTGCGGTGGGGCATGTTGTGGTCAGCACCAACTGGAATGGCTTTGCCCACGTCGACGAACTGGCGGTGGCCTTGCCGGCGCGGCGCCATGGTGTGGCGAAAGCGTTGCTGGACGTGGCGCAGTTCTGGAGCCGCAAGAAAAACCTGCCGGGCATGATGCTCGAAACCCAGAACAACAACCTCGGCGCGTGCCGCCTGTATGAGCGTTGCGGGTACGTGATGGGCGGGATTGATCAACTGCGTTATCGCGGGATTGATCCACAAACCCGCGAAGTGGCGATCTTTTGGTATCGGTTATTCAAGTCAGAGTTGGAAACGGCCTGAACGTCGCTGTTGGCTGACGTTTGGCGCGAGCGCGTTCAGCGCAGGCGTGGGTTCAGCGTCCTTCAACGTCAATGCGTAGAGGATGACAGGAATGGGTGGCGATAACGGGCAACTATCCAGCCCGACCTCCCGCGCGCCAAAAGCGGTGAACGGGTCGACAACCGCCAGGCCTTCCCCGGCTTCCACCATGCTGCGCATCATCTGGTAGGTCTGCACCCGCGTCTGCACCACTGGCAGTGGGCGCAGAGCGTGCAGCTTGGCGTCCAGCAGGCGGCTCAGCGGGTCATGCCCCTCAAGCCCGATCATCGACTGCCCGGCCAGGTCCTGCAGCGCGATGTACTTTTGCTTGGGTTTGAGCCAGCCATGGGGCGCGAGCAGTTGCAGTTTGCCCTCGGCCAGCACAGTGCTTTGGATTTGCGGGTGTTGCGGGTCATGCAGGCTCAGGCCCACATCGGCTTCGTGCAGGAGCAGGCTCCTGACAATTTCCCGCGTCGGTTGGCTCGACAGGTTGCACGGCGTGTCCTGGAACCGTCGACGCAGCAGCGCGATACTTTGCGGCAACAGTTGATTGGCCAGGGGCGGGGTGCACAAGGCGCGCAGTGTGGGGGCATGGTGGTGTTTCAAGCGACTGGCCAAGCGTTGTACCGGTTCCAGTGCTTCGTAGAGGTGGGCGATTTGTGCCTGCAGCTCAAGGGTTTCACGGGTTGCCTGCAAACGCCCGCGCACACTGGCAAACAGCATGAAGCCCAATTGCTGCTCGGCGTCCTTGAGGGTTGCATCCACGTCGCCCACGGGGAGTTGCAACCATTCGGCGGCCGTGCCGAGGTGTCCGGTCTGCAAGATGGCCTGAATCACTTCGATATGACGTAAACGCATCGCCGGAGTCTATGTTCAGTACGGTGGGGTTTCAATGGCTTGGGAAAAAACAGCGCGGGTCGGCTACCGTTAAGCGTGCTCGCCACTGCAACCTGCGGGTCATACAAAACGTGTAATAACTGACCAACCTTCAGGGAGCCTTGCGATGTCCGGCAATACCGCAACAATTGGCAGCGTGCACACCCAGCATGGCTTTACGCGTTGGGCGGTGCTGGTGGTGTTGGTCATTATCGGGTTGCTGGCCCTGGCGGTGGGGCCACGGCTGTTCGGCGATGTCACGCTGGCAGAAATAGCCCAGGCGAAGGCCCAGGTGAGCGAATTGGGCAGGGCGGTCGAACGGTTTCATCAAGACACCGGTCGCTACCCCACGGATGAAGAGGGATTGGAGGCATTGACCACGCGACTTGTTGGCGAGGCGAAATGGAAAGGCCCCTACGTTAACGAAGACTTGCTGAATGACCCTTGGGGCATTGCCTACCAGTACCACTACCCGCCAACCCAGCCGAACACGCCCTTCGACCTGTTTTCATTCGGCAAAGACCGCACCCTGGGCGGCGTAGGCGACAACAAGGATATTACCTACGGCGACAACTGATAGATCTGGCAATACCCATCGACCTGATTAGAATGGCTGCTCTGATCATCAGACAAACACCAATACAACAAAAACAGGTCTGGTCTCACATGCCTCTACCCTCGATCTTCTTCGGGGTAACGGCCAAGCAACTGCTGGTCTTGGTGACCGTGGGGTGCGTGGCTGCTTATCTCTTCAATACTCCCGATGAACACACGCCGGAAAACCTCGCCCTCGAGGCGTTTATCCGTTCCCAGGAACAGGTGGATGCGCAGGTGGGCGCGGTGCTGGAGATTGCGTTGGTCAGGCAGGTGGTGGCCTATCCCGCGTATGGCACGACGGGCTACAAACGTTCGTTGTATGCCGTTGAAGGAGAGCGGGGGAGGTTGATGGTGACGCTCAAGCACGTGGATGGCGGGCAGGGCGTGGAGGTGACAGAGATTCGCCGGTCTTGATCACCAGCCCAGTCAATGCCGTCAATGGCCAGGACTGAGCAGGTCGATAAGGTGAGAGCTTATTAAGCCTGGAACGTTGGGGATTCGCGGGTGATAATTTTGTCCGACTGGATCAGTCTGAATTCATCGCCTTCCATTTTTTCTACGCGATCGCCAATGGCCAGCTTGTAGGTAGTGGTGGGCGCCGAACCAGCCTGGTCGCCTTGCACCGGGTTGGATTCCTGGAACTCATGCACGGAATACACGCGTCCTTCCGCGTCTCTGGCATGGAACTGTCCGACAAGTACTGCAGCCATCTGTTTAGAACCTCTGGAGATAAACACTCGATTTGCGGTTCTGTAGACCGTCATGGAGCGGGGTAGTTTACCTATGGAAAAAAAATACTATTCGTTGATCTTTTCAGACGCTTCCTACGCAGGTGATCGCGTAGAAAACCTCTTGGGGATTATCAAAACCTGCTGGTGAACCTGCCGTGAAGACTTTATAACTACAAGCTCCTTAGTCAGACGTCGGGAAAACCTCAATGAGCAAGGTCTACACGATTGCCGTACTGGTTGGCAGCTTGAGAAAAGAGTCGATCAACCGCAAGGTCGCCCTGGCCTTGGCCGAACTGGCCCCAGCCAATCTGAAGTTGAACATTGTGGAAATTGGCGATTTGCCGCTCTACAACGAGGACCTCGACGGGGCATCACCGCCCGCAGCCTACAGTACTTTGCGCAAACAGGTGAGTTCATCCGACGCGGTGTTGTTTGTGACCCCGGAATATAACCGCTCAGTGCCGGCGGCGTTGAAGAATGCGATTGATGTGGGGTCGCGGCCTTATGGGCAAAGTGCCTGGAGTGGTAAGCCTGGGGCGGTCATCAGTGTGTCGCCGGGGGCCATTGGTGGGTTTGGTGCTAACCACCATTTGCGCCAGTCCCTGGTGTTTCTCAATGTGCCTTGTATGCAACAGCCGGAGGCTTATCTGGGTGGGGCGGGGAGTGCCTTTGATGAGGCGGGTAAATTGTCGGAGAAGACCAAGCCGTTTTTGCAGGCGTTTGTTGATGCCTATGGGGTGTGGGTGGAGAAGCAGTTGGGGTGATGGGGGGGCTTTTTTGAGTACATATCCGTTGCTGCGGTAACGGCTGCTTAGGGTTCCGCCCTTACGGCGGGTCATTTTGGAAAAGAGCCCCAAAAGTAACCAAAAGGGCTCTTGCCCCACCACTCGGCCTCGCCTAGGCTCGGGTGCCCGCACGCAGGCCAGCGTGGTTTAACGGGGCGCCTAAAATCAAGATCACAGGCCAGCGCGGCTAAACCGGCATCCCTGCCGGTTTACCCGCTCCACCGTGCCTGCGTTCGGCCATCGTGGTTAACGGGGCCTGTCAGATCAAGATCAAAATCTACAGCACGGCGGCCTAGTAGCCGACCTGAGTGGTAAGCAAAGCTTGAACTGCGTCGTGTATTTGCTCATGAAAAGCCTCAGGAGTTGGACGAGTGTCCAACTTCTGGGGCGCACTTCAGTGTGTCAGTCAGCTCATTGTAACTGACCCACCGCCTTCGCGGCAAGCCCGCTCCCACATTGATTGAGTTCAGCCAAGATCAGGTCGGCTGTCAGGCCGCCTCGGCTTTGCTTTTGATTTAACCACTCAGGTCGGCTACTAGGCCGCCGTGCTCTTGCTTTTGATCTTGATCTTGATCTTAGGCGCCCCGTTAAACCACGCTGGCCGAACGCAGGCTTTGGAGCGTGGGTAAACCGGCAGGACGCCGGTTTAGCCGCGATGGGCCAAGGATGGCCCATGGCGGCGGCCCACGGTCCAAAGCCTGCGTGAGGGCACACCGAGCCTAGCGAGGTGCCGAGTGGTGGGGCAAGAGCCCTTTGGTTACTTTGGGGCTTTTCCAAAGTGACCCGCCGTAAGGGCGGAACCCTACAGTCGGTAGTCCGCTACGGGGCTGTTCGCCGTTACTAAAACTCAGCGCAACCAGTTGGTGCGCGCCAGTTCGATCACTTCATCGCCGCGCCCGCTCATCACCGCCTTGAGCATATACAGGCTGAACCCCTTGGCCTGTTCGAGCTTGATTGTCGGCGGCATCACCAGTTCCTGAGTGGCTGTGACCACGTCGACCAGCACCGGGCCGTCATGGGCGAGGGCACGGCGTAAGGCCGGTTCGAGGTCTTCGGACTGCTCCACGCGAATGCCGAGGATGCCCATGGCGTTGGACATGGCAGCGAAATCCGGGTTTTTCAGCTCGGTACCGGTGTCCAGGTAACCGGCGGCTTTCATTTCCATGGCGACGAAACCCAGTGACGAGTTATCGAACACGATGACTTTGACTGGCAGTTTCAATTGCGCCAACGAGATGAAGTCGCCCATTAACATGGCGAAGCCACCGTCGCCGGACATCGAAATCACCTGTCGCCCAGGAAAGGCTGCCTGGGCGCCAATGGCCTGCGGCATGGCATTGGCCATCGAGCCGTGGTTGAACGAGCCGATCAGGCGGCGTTTGCCATTCATCTTTAAATAGCGCGCAGCCCACACGGTGGGTGAGCCGACGTCGGCAGTGAAGATGGCATCGTCATCCGCCAATTCGCTGAGCAACCGCGCGACGTATTGCGGGTGGATCGGCCGGTCGGGTTTCGACGGCTGCGCCAAGTCGTCCAGGCCTTGGCGGGCTTTCTCGTAATGCTTCAACGAGGTGTCGAGGAAGCTGCGATCAGCCTTGCGGGTCAGGCGTGGCAGCAGCGCGTCGAGGGTCTCGCTGACGTCGGCTGCGATGCCCAGGTCCAGCGTGGCCCGGCGCCCGAGCGCCTGCGGGTTGCGGTCGACCTGGATGATTTTCGCGTCGGTGGGGTAGAACTGGCGATAGGGGAAGTCGGTGCCGAGCATGATCAGCGTGTCGCAGTTGAGCATGGCGTGGTAACCCGAGCTGAAACCGATCAGGCCGGTCATGCCCACATCAAACGGGTTGTCCCATTCCACGTGCTCTTTACCGCGCAAGGCGTGCACCACTGGCGCGCCGAGGGCATCGGCCAGGGCTACCACTTGGTCGTGGGCACCGGCGCAGCCACTGCCGCACAGCAGGGTGACTTTCTGGCTGCTCTGCAGGATCTCGGTGAGGCGTTGCAGGTCCTGTTCCGCCGGCAAGGTGCGCGGTGCGTGCAGGGCTGGCCAAGGCTTGAGTTTGTCTTCCACTTCCAGCAACGATACGTCGCCTGGAATCACCACCACCGCCACGCCACGGTTGAGGATCGCCGAGCGCATCGCGCGGTGCAGCACCTGGGGCATCTGCTCGGGGTTGGTCACCAGCTCGATAAAGTGGCTGCACTCCTTGAACAGCTCCTGAGGATGGGTTTCCTGAAAGTAGTTCAGGCCGATCTCCGAGGACGGAATTTGCGCCGCAATCGCCAGCACCGGCACATGGTTGCGATGGCAGTCGAACAGGCCATTGATCAAGTGCAGGTTACCCGGCCCGCAGCTGCCGGCGCACACCGTCAATTCGCCGGTGGCGGCGGCTTCGGCACCGGCGGCGAACGCGGCGACCTCTTCGT contains the following coding sequences:
- the dnaQ gene encoding DNA polymerase III subunit epsilon; the encoded protein is MRSVVLDTETTGMPVTDGHRIIEIGCVELMGRRLTGRHFHVYLQPDRDSDEGAIGVHGITDEFLKGKPRFAEVADEFFEFINGAQLIIHNAAFDVGFINNEFALMGQKDRADISQHCSILDTLMMARERHPGQRNSLDALCKRYGVDNSGRELHGALLDSEILADVYLTMTGGQTSLSLAGNASDGNGSAEGSGNRPSEIRRLPADRKPTPIIRASEQDLAEHATRLEAIAKSAGAPALWSQLTQQ
- a CDS encoding Orn/Lys/Arg family decarboxylase, with protein sequence MYKDLKFPVLIVHRDIKADTVAGDRVRGIARELEQEGFSIFSAVDYAEGRLVASTHHGLACMLIAVEGAGENTHLLQNMVELIRLARVRAPNLPIFALGEQVTLENAPADAMSELNQLRGILYLFEDTVPFLARQVARAARTYLDGLLPPFFKALVQHTADSNYSWHTPGHGGGVAYRKSPVGQAFHQFFGENTLRSDLSVSVPELGSLLDHTGPLAEAEARAARNFGADHTFFVINGTSTANKIVWHSMVGRDDLVLVDRNCHKSVLHSIIMTGAIPLYLCPERNELGIIGPIPLSEFSPESIRAKIDASPLTRGRPTKVKMAVVTNSTYDGLCYNAELIKQQLGNSVEVLHFDEAWYAYAAFHEFFAGRYGMGTSRTPDSPLVFTTHSTHKLLAAFSQASMIHVQDGGARQLDRDRFNEAFMMHISTSPQYSIIASLDVASAMMEGPAGRSLLQEMFDEALSFRRALANLRQHIAAEDWWFSIWQPPSVAGIDRVVTADWLLHPQDDWHGFGDVAEDYVLLDPIKVTLVMPGLSADGALSDCGIPAAVVSKFLWERGLVVEKTGLYSFLVLFSMGITKGKWSTLLTELLEFKRSYDANVSLASCLPSVFAQGPARYQGLGLRNLCDQLHGCYRGNATAKHLKRMYTVLPEIAMKPADAYDQLVRGEVEAVSIDALPGRIAAVMLVPYPPGIPLIMPGERFTESTRSIIDYLAFARTFDSSFPGFVADVHGLQHEDDGNGRCYTVDCIKG
- a CDS encoding GNAT family N-acetyltransferase, whose amino-acid sequence is MNPKYPGLSVRVADEGFDAYVWGNDFSFEVNAYGVPQMGQRVEQWPVERIVPYRKCYGIDPEEFASFRDAPDSAIFMAYLDDRAVGHVVVSTNWNGFAHVDELAVALPARRHGVAKALLDVAQFWSRKKNLPGMMLETQNNNLGACRLYERCGYVMGGIDQLRYRGIDPQTREVAIFWYRLFKSELETA
- a CDS encoding LysR substrate-binding domain-containing protein, which encodes MRLRHIEVIQAILQTGHLGTAAEWLQLPVGDVDATLKDAEQQLGFMLFASVRGRLQATRETLELQAQIAHLYEALEPVQRLASRLKHHHAPTLRALCTPPLANQLLPQSIALLRRRFQDTPCNLSSQPTREIVRSLLLHEADVGLSLHDPQHPQIQSTVLAEGKLQLLAPHGWLKPKQKYIALQDLAGQSMIGLEGHDPLSRLLDAKLHALRPLPVVQTRVQTYQMMRSMVEAGEGLAVVDPFTAFGAREVGLDSCPLSPPIPVILYALTLKDAEPTPALNALAPNVSQQRRSGRFQL
- the gspG gene encoding type II secretion system major pseudopilin GspG — protein: MSGNTATIGSVHTQHGFTRWAVLVVLVIIGLLALAVGPRLFGDVTLAEIAQAKAQVSELGRAVERFHQDTGRYPTDEEGLEALTTRLVGEAKWKGPYVNEDLLNDPWGIAYQYHYPPTQPNTPFDLFSFGKDRTLGGVGDNKDITYGDN
- a CDS encoding NADPH-dependent FMN reductase; its protein translation is MSKVYTIAVLVGSLRKESINRKVALALAELAPANLKLNIVEIGDLPLYNEDLDGASPPAAYSTLRKQVSSSDAVLFVTPEYNRSVPAALKNAIDVGSRPYGQSAWSGKPGAVISVSPGAIGGFGANHHLRQSLVFLNVPCMQQPEAYLGGAGSAFDEAGKLSEKTKPFLQAFVDAYGVWVEKQLG
- the poxB gene encoding ubiquinone-dependent pyruvate dehydrogenase, yielding MAKINLAQQLATTLEQAGIKRIWGLTGDSLNGLTDALRTMDSIEWMHVRHEEVAAFAAGAEAAATGELTVCAGSCGPGNLHLINGLFDCHRNHVPVLAIAAQIPSSEIGLNYFQETHPQELFKECSHFIELVTNPEQMPQVLHRAMRSAILNRGVAVVVIPGDVSLLEVEDKLKPWPALHAPRTLPAEQDLQRLTEILQSSQKVTLLCGSGCAGAHDQVVALADALGAPVVHALRGKEHVEWDNPFDVGMTGLIGFSSGYHAMLNCDTLIMLGTDFPYRQFYPTDAKIIQVDRNPQALGRRATLDLGIAADVSETLDALLPRLTRKADRSFLDTSLKHYEKARQGLDDLAQPSKPDRPIHPQYVARLLSELADDDAIFTADVGSPTVWAARYLKMNGKRRLIGSFNHGSMANAMPQAIGAQAAFPGRQVISMSGDGGFAMLMGDFISLAQLKLPVKVIVFDNSSLGFVAMEMKAAGYLDTGTELKNPDFAAMSNAMGILGIRVEQSEDLEPALRRALAHDGPVLVDVVTATQELVMPPTIKLEQAKGFSLYMLKAVMSGRGDEVIELARTNWLR